In the genome of Paenarthrobacter ilicis, the window CTGCTGGCCATGGTGCAGGAGTGGTTGGGTCCTGAACTCGAGTCCATTGCCACCGGCACCGCTGTACGTTCCATCAACCTCACGGAACCTCTCCGGCGACTCCTGCCCTGGCCGGCGGCCTCAGGCTTGGATGACCTGGTCCCGGAGCGGCTGCAAGTGCCCAGCGGTTCACGGGTACGGATCGCATACCCGGAACCCGATGACGATGGCGGCCGGCCGCTAGTGGCAGTGAAGCTGCAGGAGTGCTTCGGTTGGGAGCGGACGCCGCGGCTTGTGGAAGGCCGGGTTCCGGTGCTGTTTCATCTGTTGTCACCAGCAGGGCGGCCCCTGGCTGTTACTGATGATTTGGCGTCGTTCTGGTCCGGACCCTATGCCCAGGTCCGGGCAGAGATGCGTGGGCGCTACCCCAGGCACCCCTGGCCCGAAGATCCTTGGACGGCACCGGCCACAGCCAAAACGAAGAAGCGGATGTAGCCGGTACGGTCAGGCGGGGACGTCCATGTGTGTTTGCGCCGTGTATTGGATGAGTCCGTCCACGAACGTAGCCACTACGGCACTTGCGGCGAATTCATCCGGGGCTGTTGCCAGCGGGTCGAGTTCAAACGCCGTGAAGTCCGCCCGCTTCCCTGGAGTGATGGACCCCGAGACGTCCCAGAGGCCGGCCGCCTTGGCAGCGTGGGACGTGTAGCCTTCCAGGGCCTGCAGGGCGGTGAGTGCCTGGGAGGGTGTGATTGGGTCCTGCTCAGGGTGCCCGGACCTTCGACGGAGTTGGGCGTCGGCAATGATGGGCAGGGGCTGGTACGGGGCGATCGGCCAGTCTGAACCGATGCCAAGTGTTACCCCGGCGTCCCTGAGGTCGCGGCACCGCCACGCCCTGTCGGCGCGCTCCTTGCCGAGCCGCAGCGACCAGTTGTCGCTGTGATCTGCCAGGGCGTAGTGCGTGCAGTGCGTCGGCTGCATGCTGGCCACTATTCCGGAGCCCTTGAAGCGTGAAACCAGGTGGTCTGGCACTGTTTCCAAGTGTTCAATCCTGTGGACAGTCCGGGCCAGCACATCCGCGGGTATGGCGTCCACGCCGGGCCTCTTGAGGGACTCCAGGGCTGTCAGGACGTAGTCGACTCCGCCGTCCCCGATGGCGTGGGTTGCTGTGGGAATTCCGTGCGCCGCAAAGTATTGGACGGCGGAGGTGTATTCCTCCGGCCGCGGCCAGAAGGGGGCGGTGGACTGTCCATAGGCATCGGGCTCGTGGAGCCAGGCTGTGCCATTGTCGATTGTTCCGTCCACAAAGAGCTTGATGGCTTCAATGGACCACCGCCGGCCGCCGGTCCCCACGGAGCGGGCCAGCTCCCGCCACGTTTCCCGGGTACCTCCCGGCATGCACCACGGTGCCGCACGAAGACGCAACGGCAGGTCGCCGTCGTCCTCCAAAGCGCGGAAGAGCGCCGCTGATTCTTCACTGTGGTCCATGATGTGGGCACCGGTCAGGCCGGACCGGGCGAAGTCCTTGAGGAGGTTTCCCAGCCTGAGTTTCCGGTCCTCGAAGGACTCCTGCGGCATGTGGCGTTGCACCAGTTCCATGGCGGCAGCCTCCAGGAGAAGGCCTGTGGGGGTACCGTCGGGGTCGCAGACAATCTCCGAGGCCTGGCTGAACTCCTGGGGTCCCCGAATGCCGGCCATGTCCAGCGCCTTGCTGTTGGCCAAGGCTGAGTGGCCGTCGAACAGGCGGATCAGGGCGGGTTTGGTTCCGCTGACGTCATCCAGCACGCTCCTGTGCAGCTGCCTGCTGCCAAAAGCGTTGGGGTTCAGCCCCCAGCCACGCAACCATCCGTCGTCGTGCTTTGCCTGTGAACCCAGCAGCAGGGTGCGGACTTCCTCCACGGTTGCCGCTGCCGAGAGGTCGACGCCGGTGGTCATGTCCAGCCCGAAAACCGGGTGGATGTGGCAATCGACCAATCCGGGGGTCAACGTGGCGGAGCCAAGGTCCATCACGGTGGTGCCTGGGGTTTCCCAGGACAATGCCTGTTGACGGCTCCCGACGGCGGTAATCAGCCCGTTGCTCACAGCCACCGCTTGGATCGGCAAGGACGGGTCCTGCGAATTCCCGTCCAGCGTGTGGATGGTATCGGCGAGGACAATGAGGTCAGGAGTCATGGGTTACGAAACTTTAGGCCCACGTGATCCCGGGCATAATACTTCACGCGAAACTTCTGGCTAGAGTCGTAATAACAACGCGAACGGAGAAACACCCCATGGCACGCCCGCTGGTACCACTCATATCCCTTGATGCGCTGGTTACGGCTGCCTTGGAGTTGGTGGACGAAGCCGGGGACTTCAGCCTCCCCAAACTGGCTAAGAAGATCGGGGTCAGCCAGTCCTCCATCTATAACCACGTCTCGGGCCGTGACGCGATCATCGAACTGATGCGGGGCCGGATCATTTCCGAAAGCCCCTTCGTCCTCTCTGGGGACATGGACTGGGAGGCGTCGCTGCGGGCCATAGTGCGCAGCTACCGGGACGCCTTCGCACGGCACCCCCGACTTGCCCCTTTACTGGTTCTCCAAACCGTGGAGCACCACGACGTGTTGTCGCTCTACGAGAATCTGGCGCTTGTACTGGACAAGGCGGGCTTCAAAGGCCGCGATGTCATGTCCGCGATCTCCACCATTGACAGTTTCGCCCTGGGCTTTGCCTTGGATCTTGCAGCGCCGGAGGTTGTCTGGGCGCCTCCAGCCAAGGGTTATCCAGCGCTCACGCAGGCCTTGACGTTTGCTGGTTCGTCAGATGAACGCGGCGAAGCGGCGTTCGAATTCGGACTGGAAATTCTGATGGCCGGACTCCGGGCCACCCTTCAACGGACAGCGCGCAATTAGTGGAGGCCGTTGCAGGAGTGGCTCAATCCTGGTGGGATGCCGTAGTCCGCGGCTTCACGGAGACACATACCAGTGGAGTTTCCTTGCCGTGGCTCCTGGCCGTTGTGGCGTGCGCGGCCGTGCTCAGCATTCCCCGTCTGACTTGGCGATGGTTCGGGCTCTACGTCACCTTCATCCACGAGTTGGGCCATGCCTACGCTGCGCTGATGACAGGCAGGTTTGTGCACGGATTGCGGATCGGGCTGGACCACTCCGGACAACTTGTCAGCAGCGGCCGGGGTCTGTTCGGATCGGCCTGGTCCGGTTTCTGGGGCTACCCGGCCCCCGCGGTGGTGGGACTGGCCCTCATCGCCGCATTTGCTACCGGCAAATCAGGGCTGGCAGTGTCTCTGGGTGCACTGGTGTTGCTGGCTTCCTTGGTGTTTTTGCGAAACACCACCGGAATTCTGGTGGCCCTTGTCAGCGCGGGGGTGGCGCAGGCGTTGCTGTTCGCCGCACCGGCCACGCGCAACTACGTGGTGCTGGGCCTCGGGTTGGCCCTGACTGTAGGGGCGGTCAGGGACCTGCTGAAGGTCATGGGCGTGCACACGCGGCGCAGGGACCGGTTGGCTTCCTCGGATGCGGTGATATTGGCCCGGGCCACCGGCGCTCCTGCGTTCCTCTGGCTCACCGGTTTCACGCTGGTGATCGTCGCCTGCAGTGCCCTGTCCTGTTGGCTGCTCTGGACGGTCACATCGTCCTAGGCTGCCCGGCCCGCACCCGTCATGTAGTCCGCCACCGCAGGTGCAAGGGACGCTCCGATCCCAGCTGCCGTGCGCTTGACGCCCTTGACCACAAACGAATGGTCCCCTCCTTCAACCCACTGGAGGGTCGCCGTCGGGCCGATCTTTGACACCACGGCCTCCAGCAAGCCGGGCGTCGCAAACGTGTCCCGGGTGCCTTGCAGGAAGAGCATGGGCGCGGTGATGCCATACAGGTGCTCATCCCGCAGCTTCTCGGGCTTGCCGGGGGCATGCAGAGGGTAGCCGAGATAGATGAGACCCCGGGTGGCCATACCGTCAGCCACTGCCATGGACGCCATGCGGCCTCCGAAAGACTTTCCCGCGGACCACACCGGTTCGCCATCACCCAATGCGATGGCCGTTTTCATGGCTTCTCTCCAGGCAGCGATCGCCTGGGGCGGACGGTCCGGGAACCGCCTGCCTGCCTCACGGTAGGGAAAGTTGAAGCGAAGGGTAGCCACCCCCACCTCTGCCAGGGCTTCAGCAAAACCCTGCATAAAAGGATGCTCCATCCCCGCTCCGGCACCATGGGCCAGAACCAACGTGGCTACCGGCTTTTCGGGCCTGATGGACAGGGCAGACACCCGGGTGTCTCCCACGGCAATGGTGAGCGAAGTTTGCATGAGACCATCATGGTAGCTTGGGCCATGGCCAGTGAAGCAACCACCGTATCCGTTCCCGGACCCCATGGACCGCGCGAAGTCCGCATATCGAGTCCCGGCCGCTTGATGTGGCCCGAAGCGGGAATCACCAAATTGGACCTGGCCACCTACCTGGTGGACGTGGGCGAGGCTTTTGTCAGTGCCAATGGGAACCGGCCGGTGAGCCTGCAGCGGTATTCGGGCAATATTGAAGGGGATATGTTCTTCTCCAAGAATCCGCCCAAGGGAGCCCCGGAGTACGTCAGATCGGTTCCCGTGACCTATCCCAGCGCGCGGACGCATCCCCAGATGGTCATTGACGAACCGGCAGCTGCCGTGTGGGCCGCACAGATGAACACGGTGGTCTTCCACCCCTGGGCATCCCGGGCCGATGACCCGGACAACCCCGACCAGCTCAGGATTGATCTTGACCCCCAGCCCGGAACGGATTTTGACGATGCAAAGCGGGCGGCTGTGGAGTTGCGCTCTGTTCTGGATGAAGCGGGGCTGACTGCGTTCATCAAAACGTCCGGAAATCGCGGCCTTCACGTCTACGCGCCCATCAAGCCTGTGCACGAGTTCCTGAACGTCCGGCACGCCGTCATAGCCGCAGGCCGGGAACTTGAACGCAGGATGCCGGACCAAGTCACCACTGCTTGGTGGAAGGAAGAGCGCGGCCAGAGGATTTTTGTGGACTTCAACCAGGCAAACAGGGACCGCACCATTGCCGGAGCCTACAGCCCACGTGCCGTGCCCCTGGCACAAGTGTCCTGCCCCTTGGCGTGGGATGAGCTGGATGGCGCGGACCCAGCCACGTACACCATCAAGACCGTGCCGGACCGGTTGAAGAAGACCGGGGACCCGTGGAAGGACATGCACCAGCACCCGGGAGGGATCGACGTGTTGCTGGAATGGTGGGAAAGGGACGTCGCCAATGGTCAGGGCGAGATGCCGTTCCCGCCTGAATTCCCCAAAATGCCCGGCGAGCCCATGCGGGTCCAACCCAGCAGGGCGCGCAAGCCCACGGAGTAAGTGGCTCTGCTATTCGAACCGCGACGCGTCGCCCGTGCCGTAGCGGACAACTTCAGCAACGCCACTGGAGAAATCAATAACGGTTGTGGGATCGGAGCCGGTATCTCCGGAATCGATCACTCCGTCAACTTGGTTGTCCAGGCGTTCCTTGATTTCCCAGCCCTGGGTGAGGGGTTCCTCCTCATCCGGCAGCAGCAGAGTGCTGGAGAGCAGGGGCTCTCCCAGTTCAGCCAATATTGCCTGCACCACCTTGTGATCCGGAATCCTGACGCCCACGGTTTTCTTCTTGGGGTGCAGGAGACGCTTGGGTACCTCGCGGGTGGCGGGAAGGATGAAAGTGTAGCTGCCCGGCGTGACGGCCTTGATGCTGCGGAAAATATCGTTGTCCAGCATGACGAACTGACCCATCTGGGCGAAGTCCTTGCACACCAGGGTGAAGTGGTGTTTGTCATCCAGGTGCCTGATGGTCCGGATCCGGTCCAAGGCCTCCCTGTTTCCGATCTGCGCGCCCAGCGCGTAACAGGAGTCCGTGGGGTAGGCGATCAAGCCGCCGCCCTGGAGCATGTTCACCACTTGGCCGATGGCGCGTGGTTGCGGGTCTTCCGGGTGCACATCAAAGAATCTGGCCATGGGAAGAGCCTACGACAAAGTGGGGGGTCAGGCGGCCAGAAGCTGCCAGGCCAACTCCACCGCGCCATGGACCGGTGTCTGCGTCAGAATCGTCACAGCGGACGGATCCTCCAAGGACACCTTCCGCGCCACGGAACCCGCCAGCTGGCTGTGGTTCACCAACAAGCCACCGGCCATCACCAGTGGCAGGTCAAGTCCGAGTTCGCCCAGTACCTGCCGGGCCAGGGTGGCCAGGGCATGGGCTGCCTCGGCCTGTATGCGCACCGCTGCAGGATCCCCGTCCGCAGCAAGGTCAAGGACCAGTGGTGCAAGCCTGGCCCAGTGGTCCGGCTCAGGTTTTGCGTAGAAGAAATCCATGAGTTGAAGGGCATCAACGCTGGCAGTTGCCGCCATCAGCGTCTTCACCAGAAGTCCGGGTTCCAGCCCGGCGTAGAACTCGCGCAATGCTTCCCGGACGGCGTCACGCACCACCGCATAGCCGCTGCCTTCGTCACCCAGCAAGTATCCGTAGCCGCCGCTGCGGGCCTCCCGGCCGTCACCGCTTTTGCCCCAGGCTACCGAACCAGTTCCGGCCACAAGGACGGCGCCGGCGTCCAGGCCGGCCGCTGCGAGGACTATGCGGGTGTCGTGAACCACTTCGATCCTGGCCCCAGGAAAGTGCTCGGTGAGCAGGGCTGACAGGACCGCGCGGCTTGCCGGGGTATCGGCACCCGCGGCGCCGGCACAAACGGCTTCGACGCCGCTGCCTGCACTTGCGGCTATGCGGCGAAGAACGGCGTCCGCACCCTGGTGTCCCACTGACGACAGGCTGGCGCTTGTTTCAGTAATTTCGACGTCGGCGGCCGCCTGCCCTGCCTTGCCCCGATCCACGTCGCTGGGCGATGATCCCACGGAGCGGACGGCATGGGTTTTGGAGCCGCCGATGTGGAGGCCAAGAACTGCAGGGCTCAAGGGTTCGCCGCCGTTTCTGTAGGTGTGCGGGACCCTCCAACATTGGCATAGACCAATACGCTTGTCCACAAGTAGGATGTCCAATATGCCAGCCGACGCAGCGCCGAAGTATTACCGCCTCAAGACCCACATCCTGGCGCTCATTGGCGGTCTCCAGCCCGGCACCCTCATCCCCACCGAACGCGCCCTGGCCGAAGAATACGAGACTTCCCGGACCACTGTGCGGCAAGCGATCAGCGAACTCGTGGCGGAGGGCAGGCTGGGGCGCATCCAGGGGCATGGCACCTTTGTGGCGCCACCAAAAGTCACGCATCTGCGGCAGTTGACCTCTTTTTCAGACGACGCCCGGGCACAGGGTTTGACGCCCGACTCCACAACGATTTCCTTGGAAGTGGTCAGCTCCGATGCCGTGGTGGCGGGACGCTTGGGGCTTCGCGAAGGGTACTCCGTGACCCGGCTCGAGCGCCTCCGCATCATCGAAGGGGAACCGCTCGCCCATGAGGTTGCCTGGTTGCCCGGCAGCCTGCCGGAATTTGAGTCCAACCTGGCCACGTCTGGTTCGCTCTACGCCGTCCTGGCCGACGTCTACGGCGTGCGGATCGCCGACGTTGAGGACACGGTGGAAACCGCGCTTGCCGGACCCGGCGATGTCCGGCTGTTGGGCATCGAAATGGGGGCTCCGCTCCTGGTGGTCCACCGGCTTGCCCGTGACACCGCAGGTACGCCGGTGGAGTGGACCCGGAGTGCTTTTCGCGGTGACCGGTTCAGGTTCGTCTCCCACGTCAAGGCCGGGAACTGACGTGGCCAACTCTTCCTCCGGTGAGTCTGTCATCAACCGCGTGGTTCGCTTGGTGGGCGCCTTCGATGACATGCACCGCACCATGAGCGTCGCGGCGCTGGCCCGCCGCACAGGCCTCCCGGTGACCACTACGTATCGGCTTGTTGACGAGATGTTGGCCGAGGGATTGCTGGAACGCGAAAACAACGCAGAGGTGCGGGTGGGGACCCGGCTGTGGGAGCTGGTGTCCAGGAGTTCCCGGATGGTGGGCCTTCGTGAAGCTGCCCTGCCATTCATGGAGGACGTCCAGTCCGTGGTCCAGCATTCCACCACCCTGGGAATTTTGGATGCTGGCGACGTCCTCTACATCGAGCGGATCGGGTCCCGGGATTCCATGGTGGACATCACCAAAGTTGCCGGCCGCCTGCCGGTACATGGCACCTCGTCCGGCATGGTCCTGCTGGCTTACTCTCCAGCCGTCTACCAGGAGCATTTTCTGTCCCGGACTCTGGAGAAGTTCACTGAAGCCACCCTCACCCAGCCGGCTGAGCTGCGCCGCCACCTCGCAGCTATCCGGCAAAGCGGGTTTGCGTCGATGCCGGGGATCATTGTTCCGGAGTCCAGCGGTATTGCCGTTCCGGTTTTTGACCGCACAAATACTGTTGTCGCGGCCCTCAGTGTGGTGGTTCCCCGCAACGAGGAAAACGCAGCCGCACGGGTGCCTGTCCTCATGACTGCGGCACGGGGCATATCGCGCGTTCTGGGCTGGCGGGGAGAACTCAAGGGCGCACTCCGGCAGAGCAACGGTAGAATCTGATTCCCGTTCATCGGTAATGCTGTGGTTCCCCTCACAGGAGCGCTGGCACGGTGGAACGCAGAGCAGACATCGCGGATCGGTGGCAATCACCAACCATCCGCTTCGGGCAGTAAGCCCCCAGGCATGGAGTCCTGCGGGCAACAGCCCATCACCAACACGCTGACGGTCGCAAAGGCCTTCTTCCGCGATGCCCTGCGCCGTTTGACCACAAACCCCGTTTGACCACAAACCCCAGCCACGTGGAGCAGGGAAAGCCGCGACGAAGCGGCAGAAGGAGTTTGCCATGAAGCCACAGACCGTGGAAACACCAAGGGATGGAAAGCAGGAAACAAAGTCACAACGCGTTGCCGGAAAGGTAGCCATAGTGACGGGCGGAAGGGGAGACCTCGGCAGCGCGACGGCCCGGCTGCTGGCCGATCACGGGGCAGTAGTGGCCTCCCTTGACAGGGCAGGAACACCTGCCCCGTTCCGACACCCCGGCATTACCGAGTACGACGTGGACGTGACCGACGAGGCCAGCGTTGCGGCTGCCGTCGGCAAGCTTACCGGAGAGCACGGCAGCCCCGACATATTGGTCAACGCCGCCGGCATTATCGGGCGGGCCGGGGCCAGCCACACGGCCTCCGTCGATGACTTCGATCTCATCTTCAACGTCAACGTCAAAGGCGTCTGGCTCATGACCAAGCATGTTGTAGCGGCCATGATCGAAAAACAGTCCGGCAGCATCATCAATTTCTCGTCCATCCACGGACTGACCGGCGGCCGCAATGTACCGCTCTACCACGCCACCAAGGGCGCCGTCCGGCTGCTGAGCAAGTCGGACGCTGCCGCTTATGGAATCCACGGGATAAGGGTCAACTCCGTACATCCCGGTTCCATGAACACCAGAATGAGCCGGCTTTCAGCGGAACAATCCGAGGGCGGGGCCGAGGAGTACTACCAGCAGCTGGTGGGCGGGAACCCGCTCCCGCGGCAAGGAAAACCTGACGAGATCGCCTATGGGGTGCTGTACCTCGCCTCGGATGAATCCCGTTTCACCACAGGAGCCGAGTTGGTGATCGACGGCGGCTATACCGCCGTCTGATCCTGCGCCTGAGGCCACCCTTCCCTTTTCCTTCCACGAAAGGCTTGACCATGAAATTCCTGAATGGCTCTCCCACAGATACCTACGACGTCGTTGTTGTTGGCTCCGGCGCCGGAGCCCTCACCGCCGCGGCGACGGCCGCCCGGGCCGGCAAGTCCGTCGTCGTTCTCGAAAAGACCGGGTTGCTCGGCGGAACCACGGCCGTATCCGGTGGCATGCTGTGGGTAGCTGATAATCACTACGCCCGGAGCGCCGGTGTCTCTGACTCAAAAGAGGAAGCCGCCCGTTATGTCAGGGCAGTGGCCAGGGGCCGTGGCCGTGGTGACCTGCTGGATGCCGCGTTGGAGTACGGGGACACGATGCTCCGCTTCACAGAAGCAGAATGCGGTGTCCGTTTCATCTTCCTGGACAATTTTCCCGACTACCGCCAGGACCTCCCGGGCTCAGTTGAGGGCGGCAGGACAGTGGAACCCGCGCTCTACAACATCCGCGAAGCACTGGGTGGGCTCGCGGCCCACGTACGCTCCGATGGCCGGGCGCCGTTCACCATGCAGGAATATGAAACCTGGGGTGCGTTCACCAAGTTCCCGTGGGATGAACTCGGACAACGGCAGGCCGAGGGCCTTGTGGCCAAAGGCCAGGCCTTGGTGTCAATGCTGCTGGCCAGCCTGGTGCGCGACGACGCAGGGCTGGTGGTGGGCGCACGGGCACAGCGGCTGCTGGTCGACGACGGCCGGGTGACCGGCGTCGAGCTCGAATCCGGTGAGCTCTTCCATGCCCGCGACGGGGTGGTCCTTGCCACTGGCGGCTTTGAATGGGACAAATCCTTGGCCGACTCCTTGCTGGCCTCCCGGCTCCACATCATGTGCTCACCCCCCTCCAACACAGGAGACGGCCTGAAGATGGCGCAACGGATTGGCGCCCAAACCCGGGGCACGCGGGAGGCCTGGTGGGCTCCCATGTCGATCACCGGCGATACCCGGGACGGTGAGCCCGTGGGCACGCTGCTGCGGTTCGAGCGGCAAGGGCCGGGGTCCCTAATGGTCAACCGCCACGGACACCGCTTCGCCAACGAATCCCAGAACTACAATGACCTCGCGAGGTGCCTGCAATCGTGGGACTCGCCCAGGAACCAGACGTTGAACACCCCAGCGCACGTGGTTTTCGATCACAGCTACTTGGAGCGTTACGGGATTTTGGCGCACCGGGCCGGTTTGCCCACTCCGGCATATCTGGTGGAAGCTCCCACCTTGGAAGAACTTGCTGCCAGGATCGACGTCCCCGCGGAGGAACTGACGTCAACGGTGGCCCGCTTCAATGAGTACGCGATCAAGGGTGAAGACCCGGACTTCGGCCGCGGTGAGAGCGCCTATGACAAGTACTGGGGCGACGACGACTGCCCGTGGCCAAATCCGTCGCTCGGCCCGCTCCACAGAGGACCTTTCTATGCCATGGAAGTTGTCAATGGTGCCTTCGGCAGCAATGGCGGTGTGGCAACGGACGGTCTGGCCAGGGTTCTTAACGTGGACGGACAGCCCATTGCCGGGCTCTTTGCCGCCGGGAATACTGCCGAGAATGCGTATGCTGCGGGCTATCCCGGCGCGGGCGCCACGCTGGGGCCGATCATGACCATGGGCTACCTGGCCGGCCGCACCATATCCGGCCAGCCCGCCAGGTACGACGGCGCGCGGCTCGCCCAGGGGGTTGTGGCATGATCCGCCACACCGTCCTGTTCAAGTGGAAGCCGGACTTTCCGGCTGAGGAGAAGGCTGCCTGGGTAGCCGGGGTGAACCGGATGGATGGAAACATCCCCGGCATGGTGAAGCTCACCCACGGCGCAGACGTCTTTCAGCACGAGCGCTCTTTCGACTACGCGATTGTGGCCGACTTTGATGCGGCTGAAGACCTCGAGGTTTACAACTCGCACCCTTTGCATGAGCCCTTGAAGAAGTACTCATTGCCCAACAGCGACACCATCATCGCCGTCGATTTCCACCTCTAAAGGCAACACGGTGCGCCATTCAAAGGAGAATAGCCATGCCAACCACGGCACAGCAGCCTGAAACACTGCGCAAGACCCCCGGGAAAGCGGCGTTTGCCTCCTTTCTAGGAAGCACGCTGGAATACTACGACTTTTTCATTTACGGTTCCGCCGCCGCGCTGGTGTTCGGGCCGCTCTTTTTCCCTTCCGAGGATTCTGCCGTCGGCTTGATCGGCGCCTTCGCCACCTTCGGAGTTGCGTACGTCGCCCGTCCTATCGGAGGCCTGGTGATGGGGCATTTCGGGGACAAACTCGGCAGGAAGAAAATCCTTCTCATCACCCTTGGAGTCATGGGGTTGTCGTCCCTTGGCATCGGGTTTCTGCCCGGATACGACCAAATCGGTGTTTGGGCCCCGGTCCTGCTGGTCATTGGCCGTCTGGCACAGGGCTTTTCCGCCGGCGCCGAGTCGGCGGGCGCTTCCACCCTGACGCTCGAACATTCGCCGGAGGGCAGGCGTGGCTTCTTCACGAGTTTTGTCATGACGGGCTACGCATCAGGGATGGTGCTCGCCACCTTGGTGTTCATACCCGTGGCTTCCTTGCCCACCGATGCGCTGATGAGCTGGGGCTGGCGTGTCCCGTTCTGGTTGTCCATTGTGGTGTTGGCCATTGCATATTGGGTCCGGACGCACCTGGACGAGACACCCGTCTTCGAGGAAGCCAAGGAGAACCAGGCCGTCGCCCCCCTGCCGTTGCGGGAGGTCCTTCGATTCCAGCTCGCGGATGTGGCGCGCGTAGTGGGCATGTCCGTCATGTCGGTGATGCAAACAATTTTCACTGTTTTCGGATTGTCCTACGCCACGGGTTCGGCAGGCTTTGACAAGGCGTCCATCCTCACGGTCAACGCTGTCGCCATTGGCCTGTCCATGTTCGTGATGCCCTTGACTGCAAAGCTCTCGGACAAGGTGGGGCGGCGACCACTGCTTCTCACGGCCGCCATAGGGTGTTCGGCAACGATTTTCGCCTACTTCACGGCCCTGTCCACTGGAAACATCGTCCTGGTGTTCATTGCTGCGTTCGTCAATATGACCTTGCTGTACTCCTGCTTTAACGGCATCTGGCCCGCGTATTTTGCGGAACTTTTTGCCGCTCCGGTCCGGTACTCCGGAATGGCGCTTGGCAACCAACTCGGTTTGGTGGTGGCAGGGTTTGCACCCTTGATCGCTGGCCTGCTGCTCGGCAAAGGCCAGGACGGTTGGATCCCGGTAGCGTGCTTTGCGGTGGTGTGCATGGCGATTGCCGGAGTGGCAGTGTGTTTCTCACGGGAGACGGCAAAAACCCCCATTGACGAACTCGGTGAACCGTACTGGCGCGGAGTTGCACTCAGGAAACCGTGACAGCTCCCTGCAGGGATTTGCTGACGAACTCCGCGCTCGGCTCGGCATATGCAGCAATGATCTGTTGAAACAGTCCGGCAGCCTCGGCTCCGGGCCAGTCCGCCGGAAGGAAGTCGGCGGGCAGTCCGGGGTCGAGGTACGGAATGATCCGCCATGTGTCGATACTCCTGACATACGTGGCGAAGGCAGCCGCGGAGGATTCCACCGGGGCGCTGGAGCCCGGGGTGACAGCGCGGCCATGCTCACGGATGAAGTCCCGGTGCAGCGTGGCCACATAACCCAGGTCCCACCAACCGCCCACCGCCTCCTGCAGGCTCCCACCTACCAGCGGGGCTTCCGTCACGAAAATCGTGGTCAAATCCCTGAGTTGCAGGTCAGCCAGGATCTCCTCAACTTCGGGACGCAGCGAGTCGGCGCAGATCCACAGACCAGCCGCCACTGTGCCGCACCCGATCCAGTGGAGCCTCCTGCGTAGCTGGTGCCGCTTCTCCCGTTCCGTTTCCGGGATGGAGAAAGAGATCAGGCACCACGGATCAGTGGGAGACATGTTGCGGGGGTTGTAGATCCTGCGGTCACCCCGCGCCAGCATGGAAGCAGCTCCTTCGGTGAGGATGAAACCTGCCACGCCCTCGCGTGCCTCCTGCTGTACAACGTCTTTCTTCCTCAGGCGGCCCAGGGCGGTTCGGGTGACAGTGCCGGACGTGCCCAGTGCCTCCATGAGGGCAACGATGTCCTTCGCGGACATCCACCCGCCGGCCTCCCGAAGATAGAGGCCAATGACAGTCCTCAGCAACGATGTTGTACTCCCGGGACGGGAGTCCATGTCGTCAAGAACGGCACTCACTATCGCCTCACAGCAGTTCAGACAACGCGTCGCGGATGGCTGACACCCCGAGTTCCACCTCGGCAAAACTGGTGCTCAGGGGAGAAAGGCCGATCCGCAGGCCATGCGGTGGCCTGAAGTCCGGGATGA includes:
- a CDS encoding M50 family metallopeptidase — its product is MEAVAGVAQSWWDAVVRGFTETHTSGVSLPWLLAVVACAAVLSIPRLTWRWFGLYVTFIHELGHAYAALMTGRFVHGLRIGLDHSGQLVSSGRGLFGSAWSGFWGYPAPAVVGLALIAAFATGKSGLAVSLGALVLLASLVFLRNTTGILVALVSAGVAQALLFAAPATRNYVVLGLGLALTVGAVRDLLKVMGVHTRRRDRLASSDAVILARATGAPAFLWLTGFTLVIVACSALSCWLLWTVTSS
- a CDS encoding alpha/beta family hydrolase, which encodes MQTSLTIAVGDTRVSALSIRPEKPVATLVLAHGAGAGMEHPFMQGFAEALAEVGVATLRFNFPYREAGRRFPDRPPQAIAAWREAMKTAIALGDGEPVWSAGKSFGGRMASMAVADGMATRGLIYLGYPLHAPGKPEKLRDEHLYGITAPMLFLQGTRDTFATPGLLEAVVSKIGPTATLQWVEGGDHSFVVKGVKRTAAGIGASLAPAVADYMTGAGRAA
- a CDS encoding amidohydrolase; this encodes MTPDLIVLADTIHTLDGNSQDPSLPIQAVAVSNGLITAVGSRQQALSWETPGTTVMDLGSATLTPGLVDCHIHPVFGLDMTTGVDLSAAATVEEVRTLLLGSQAKHDDGWLRGWGLNPNAFGSRQLHRSVLDDVSGTKPALIRLFDGHSALANSKALDMAGIRGPQEFSQASEIVCDPDGTPTGLLLEAAAMELVQRHMPQESFEDRKLRLGNLLKDFARSGLTGAHIMDHSEESAALFRALEDDGDLPLRLRAAPWCMPGGTRETWRELARSVGTGGRRWSIEAIKLFVDGTIDNGTAWLHEPDAYGQSTAPFWPRPEEYTSAVQYFAAHGIPTATHAIGDGGVDYVLTALESLKRPGVDAIPADVLARTVHRIEHLETVPDHLVSRFKGSGIVASMQPTHCTHYALADHSDNWSLRLGKERADRAWRCRDLRDAGVTLGIGSDWPIAPYQPLPIIADAQLRRRSGHPEQDPITPSQALTALQALEGYTSHAAKAAGLWDVSGSITPGKRADFTAFELDPLATAPDEFAASAVVATFVDGLIQYTAQTHMDVPA
- a CDS encoding TetR/AcrR family transcriptional regulator C-terminal domain-containing protein, which translates into the protein MARPLVPLISLDALVTAALELVDEAGDFSLPKLAKKIGVSQSSIYNHVSGRDAIIELMRGRIISESPFVLSGDMDWEASLRAIVRSYRDAFARHPRLAPLLVLQTVEHHDVLSLYENLALVLDKAGFKGRDVMSAISTIDSFALGFALDLAAPEVVWAPPAKGYPALTQALTFAGSSDERGEAAFEFGLEILMAGLRATLQRTARN
- the ligD gene encoding non-homologous end-joining DNA ligase — encoded protein: MASEATTVSVPGPHGPREVRISSPGRLMWPEAGITKLDLATYLVDVGEAFVSANGNRPVSLQRYSGNIEGDMFFSKNPPKGAPEYVRSVPVTYPSARTHPQMVIDEPAAAVWAAQMNTVVFHPWASRADDPDNPDQLRIDLDPQPGTDFDDAKRAAVELRSVLDEAGLTAFIKTSGNRGLHVYAPIKPVHEFLNVRHAVIAAGRELERRMPDQVTTAWWKEERGQRIFVDFNQANRDRTIAGAYSPRAVPLAQVSCPLAWDELDGADPATYTIKTVPDRLKKTGDPWKDMHQHPGGIDVLLEWWERDVANGQGEMPFPPEFPKMPGEPMRVQPSRARKPTE
- a CDS encoding L-threonylcarbamoyladenylate synthase translates to MARFFDVHPEDPQPRAIGQVVNMLQGGGLIAYPTDSCYALGAQIGNREALDRIRTIRHLDDKHHFTLVCKDFAQMGQFVMLDNDIFRSIKAVTPGSYTFILPATREVPKRLLHPKKKTVGVRIPDHKVVQAILAELGEPLLSSTLLLPDEEEPLTQGWEIKERLDNQVDGVIDSGDTGSDPTTVIDFSSGVAEVVRYGTGDASRFE